A window of Sorex araneus isolate mSorAra2 chromosome 3, mSorAra2.pri, whole genome shotgun sequence genomic DNA:
AGTCCCGTGGGGACCGCCAAGCCCAGACCCCCGGCCGCCCCCATCCCTCCTCTTTATATAGGGCcggcacctccctcccccccgcggCCCTGCCCTGGATTGGTGGAAACTGGCCCGCAGTTGCCCGGGCAACCTCTTAAGCCGGGGAGCAGGCCCAGTGGCTATTGTGCTGCCCAGGCTGGAGGGGACAGATCCGGCACCGCCCCCCTGTCCCCTCCTGGGAAGGTCTTCGCTGTCCCGAGGGCAGGCCGGGCCTCCGGgaccactgccccccacccccccaccccgcctacaCCCTCCCCCGCACCCTCCTCCTGGCGcaaagggggcagagggagggtgagggcTGCACCCTGCCCACTTGCAGCTGGGGGCTCGCTCGCAGACCGGAGAGGGCCGGGAGTTTCAGGGTCCTGGCGCACTCTGGGGGCGATGGGCTTCTAGGGCCCCCCTAGACTGTCTTTCCCCAGAGTCCAGGGAGCCAGGATGAGCAGGGCGCCCCCACATGGGCAGCTGGGTGCAGGTGCCCCAcctggccggggtgggggaaCCACACTGCAGAGACTTAAGTTttcggttttggggtcacactcggccccgtgctcaggaatcactcctggcagggctcagggaccctgtggggtgccggggacggaacccTGGTTAactctgtgcaaggcagacgccctccctgccggCAGCCAGGGGGGTGCGCCCTGCTGAGGCTCAGTGAGCCCCGTCCCGGCCCTTGTGGGGGGCCCCCTCGAGGCTGGTCGGCTGAAGAGGAGCATCTGAGAGGACCAGCGCTGTGGCCggactttggtttgggggcatgtatgtgtgtgtcgggggcggggggcatctgaaccccccctccctgcactcagggccccagggccccactcagtacagaaaggacattgattTCTGGCCCCGGCTGGCACTccctgccaacacacacacacacacacacacacacacacacacacacacaaactcacacacacacgggtaGCCAGGCCTGGGGTCTGCTGCCTCCCAGCTGACCAAACAGCCCCCCGAGCGCCCCCCTCCAGCTGTCTGCCCTTCTCACCTGCTGGCAGAcaccagcccccccctccccggccctccccagccaccccctcCTGCAGCAGGCGGGGGGCCCAgggacgggcgggcgggcgctgcCGGCCCCCTGGGGCAGGAACATTGGATGTCAGTGAGCTGTGACCAGCCGGCCAGTGTCCAACAGAAGCCCACACCTGCACGCAGCCACCCCCAGACCCGCAGCAGGCGAGCGGCACATGGTATGTTCTCAGCCCCGTGATGGGGGAGggtattttttgcttgttttctttttttttggggggggggtcagggtttactcctggccctgtgctcggggaccactcctggtcggctgggagctcaggggacggtgggggtggggggctggtaaCGGAACTGGGGTCGGCCCAGCAAAGCATGTGGGGGGGGCTGATCAGTCTCTTCATGCTTGTGTGTTTCATGTCTATTTCATGCTcgtctctcccaccctcctttcTCCTCAGGACCCCAGGAGTCCCCGCTGCCCTGGAGGGACCCCCAGGGAACCTCTTCAACTCCTTGTCTCTCTCAGagacaccccctcctcccctctcccacctcctttACCCCCAAGATGCCTCCAGAGATTTACAGATCAGCTTCCCTGATCCTCGGACCCTCGGATCCTTAGACCCTCGGACTAAGAGAGCTTCTTAGTCTGAGGGTCAGGAATGcatgtgggggggaaggggggtcaaCCCAAACACCCCGGGCAGTTGGAAAGGGCAGAATGCTTTTGTTAGAATCAAATGATCATTTCAATACAGGGATCCAGGTCGTGCTAAGTGAATgttgcttggagggcttgctgggatgggagatggtgctgaaagtagactatggaccaaacttgatggccacttactacctgcattgcaaaccataacacccaaagggagagagagtgaaagagaatgcgcctgccacagaggcgggggaggggggtggcgggagggatactgggaacattggtggtggagaatgggcactggtggagggatgggtcctcgatcattgtgtgactgaaatgtaatcacaaaagtctgtgagtctgtaactgtatctcatggtgattcattgaaaaaaaatttttaagggggccagagtgatagcacagtgggtagcatgtttgccttgcatgcagctgacctgagtttgatctctggcatcctatatggtcccccaagcaccactagaagtaatttctgagtgcagagccaggagtaacccctgagcattgctgggtgtgacccaaaaagaaaaataaaataaaataaaataaaaggattcaggtcactgtcatcccgttgtaacgtctctcattgagagacttattgttactgtttttggcatatccaatatgcatgggtagcttgccaggctctgctgtgggggctcaatactctcggtagcttgccgggctctccgagaggggcggaggaatcaaacacgggtcggcctcgtgaaaagcaatgcccaaccgctgtgctatcgctccagcccaaataaataaataaataaataaataaataaataaataaaatcccacCACTCGTATTCCTAGCTGGGTGGACAAAGGCCAGGGTGTTACGGAGGAGAGGAGGATGGTAAGGGGAAAGGCTGGCTGCCTGGAGACGTTGCATCTCCAGAAAGGATGGGTACCCCGGGGGTACTCACAGCCCTGCCTGCTAACTTCTCAAATACTGTcgggttttcttctctttttgtgctTGTTTGCCTTGGGGCgacacctggcgctgctcaggggacccggcgggaggctgggggtcaaactggcttggccgcatgcagaGGAAGCGCCCTCCCTGTTAGACGACCGCTTCAGTCCCGTCTGGACAGGTACCAAGACCCCCTGTTTGCTTGCACCCTGCCGCCAGGAAACCCTCTTTGGATGACCCCCACCAGCCTTAGCAGGAGGGACACGTCTATGAGTGCAGCAGACGGGAGCCAGGACTCACTCCCAGCCCGGGGCCGTCCTTCCCCGGGGGATCcgtcaccagaagtgaccccgcCGGACAGGGAATCTCAAGTGCTGGAGCAGCCGCCGGAAATTCGcacaggctggggcagggcagagaaTTCCTGTACCTGCAGATGGGTCCGGAGGTCCCCGGAGGCCCCCGCCCGCCTGTCCCCCCCACTGTCCCCGCTCTAGAGTGGCCCTTTCCTGAGTAAATCTTCCCCTGAGGTTGGAGACTGAAGTTGGCGACTAGAATCCTGAGTGTCCATCTGCAGGGACAGgacaacagggagggcgtttgccttgcacacgcttgacccgggttggattcccaacactccatacggtcccctgagcactgctaggagtgatccctgagctcagggccgggagtaaggcctgagcactgttggctgtggcccccaaactaaggGAGTCCCAAAAAATCttgagggggccggagagatagcacagtgagagggcgtttgccttgtatgcggctgacctggttcgatccctggcatcccatagggtccccggagcaccaccaggggtgattcctgagtgcagagccaggagtgacccctgagcactgccagatgtgggtcgataagccaaaaacattCCCGAGTCTTGGCTTCAGAGATCTCTGCATCCTGTCCAAGAAGGCTTCCCTCCCCAAAGTCCTGGCTgactccccctcgccccccatgGCAGTCCACCCTTCTACCTGGCTCCCTCGGGTCCCTCGGGTCCCCACTCGCTCCCACCGAGGCTGCTCGGGCCCCTCCTCCCCAAGGCCCCAGCTCTCGGGGCcactcccatcctgagcaagttTCCGGAACAGGTTGCCCAAGGAATGACAAATGACCAAGGGACAGGCCGGGAGGGACACGCCTCACTCCGGTGCCAACTGCCCCTTCCAGCGCTGGGCCAGGCGCCTCGATGCCTCGCCTCCCTGGGGCCCGGGCTGTGGCGGGGATGAGTTGCAGTTACACCGAGTGGGCGTCTGTGGGACGCCAGGCGCGGGGGCCAGCGCGGGTGCAACCCCTTGGCTAAAGCGTCAGCAGCTTTGGCTCCCGCAGAACCTCCAGGTGCAGGAAGCGGGTGGCTGGGGAGGGAGTGTGcctgtccttttttatttttttactgtctGAGACTGGGGTCTGCACCCCGTGATGGGGACCAGCATGACAGTTGTCCCTCTGGTCACCTTGGGCCACCAGCAGACCTGGGCAAAGCCAGTGGACGCTGTGGAGCCTGCAGGGTCAGGATgccgccaccagggggcagcaagCCCTCAGCTGTGCCTgcagggtggggatggaggttaaggatgggggagggggactccccccccacacacacacaccaccccccacccacccacacgcCAGATGTGGGGCCTCTCTTAGGGAGCTGAGGAGCCACGGTGGGGAGTGACTCCCGGCTGGCTGCCCTggtcacctcccctccccccgccaagtGACCGGCTGGTGTTTATTTACCAGCGTCTGATATTccgggggaggggtgatgggggGGTTCACGATCGGTTTCACCAGGCTCAGGAAAACAGCAGCTTTGCGGGGGCCCTGGATGGCGGTTTCCCAGCGCCCCGAGAAGTCCCTGGGGTCACTGCCACGGCTGCGCAGGACTTGACGTCCTCCTGCCTGGCCAGGGGCCCCTTGGGGACTCTCCCGCCCCCACTTGCCTCCCCCCCCTACTCTGGGCAGGAGCCTCCAACGCTCCCATGAGGGCTCCCTGGGGGGTCTGAGCTGCTCCAGCCTCACCTggtcctggcccccagcccccagacgcGCCCCCTTCTGTTTGGTACCCAGAGTCGGCTccgcctccccccaccatcccGTCTGTCCCCCTAGGTGACTCGAGGGcggcccctcctgctccccgcccccggcctgaccccctgcccccggcccgggCACCCTGGGGAATCGGGGTGTGCTGCAGGCGGTTCTGCTGTCTAGACTCAGTCCCCCCAGTCTCAGCcccacctcttccttcctcctcctcctcctcctcctcccactctgcttgcactcagagcccggGAGGAGCACGGCGGGGCCAGGAGCACTCGCCCAagccgggaggggtgggggcactggGCGATGCTGGGAGGGAGCCTCGGGGGGCCCCGAGAAAGCCACAAGATGACCCCAGACTCAGGCGCCCGGAGTGTAAGGCTCGAGGCACGAGAGACAGGTGAAGTATCaagaactggggggtggggggctgacgggtgtgggggggcaggacagagaggcggggcgggggcattTACAGGGAGGGGAAGGTGAGATGGGCgcgtggggccagagaggggctgggggctgcagcagAAATCACAGACTCCAGActcgggccggggtgggggggcgggccgCAGCCTCTGGCCCCCCCAGAGcgctgaggaggggagggggaggggagctttTATCTGGaacgcggggcgggggggcctgtGGCGTCCATCCTTAGAGGGGcgtccactccccccccccacgcccgctGCTGTTGCGCCCCAGTGAGGAATCTCTCGCCCCCGCGGAGCCTggccggggtgcgggggtggggggcggggggtctggCCAGGGCCTGAGCTGGGTCTGGAGCGGGGGCGGGAGGCCTCATgctcacccccccgcccccgcacacagCTGGGCAGCCGCGCGGGgcgctcctgcccacccccaacaGCAGCGGCCTGGGCCCGGCGTTCCAAGGCTACTGGCCCGAGATCCCCGAGCAGCGGTCCCCGTGCGTGGCCGGCGTGGCCCCGGTCATCTACTACAGCATCCTGCTGAGCCTGGGGCTTCCTGGTGAGGGGCCCTGGCGGCCGGGCCTGGTGGGGGGGAACCTCTGGGGGGGGAGGCGACACCGATCCTCTGCGCTGACCCTGAAGCCCCCCCCCCATCACAGCCCCCCGGGCTGCCCTTGTGTCCCTAGAGGGAGCCCCGGGGAGGCGCTAAGGCTGGGGCTGCTGTGTAGAGAGCCCTCCAGAACgggcctccccttctcccctcagtTGTGGGCActgtctggggaggggggtcagTCTGGAGAGACCCCCCCCTCAGCACAGGGCAAAGCCCCCTCACCTccagagagcagggctggggcaggggtgaaggcGGCAAAGGAGAAGGGGGCTTGGCCTTGGGGGTCATCTGCCTGCGCCTAAGgcagcccccctgccctgccagaaGGGCATGGTGTCTGTGGGAAGGACCCCAGGGCGCCCAGCAGGCAGGGTCCCACCCCAGGGGGCAGGCCACAGGGCGGCTGCTTTGAACGGCTCCCACCCAGGGGAATTgggcgggtcacacccagcaatgctcaggggtcactcttttttttttttgcttttttttgggtcacacccagcgatgctcaggggttactcgtggcttttcactcaggaattgctcctggcagtgcttgggggaccctatgggatgccggggatcgaaccttggtcagccgcgtgcaaggcaaacgccctccccgctgtgctatcgctccggccccctcaagggtcactcttggcagtgctcctgggtgggtcacacccagtgatgctcaggggtcactcttggcaatgccccttggggaccatacgggattctggggatggaacctgggctggctgtgtgcaaggcatgtcccctatccactgtattattttgGGCCATCCAGGGGGGTTAAGaaagcacagggctggagcgatagagggtgtttgccttgcacgaggcccacccgggttcgattcccagcatcccatagggtcccccgagcaccgccaggagtaattcctgagtgcagagccagtacccctgagcatcggtgggtgtgacccaaagagctaaaaataataataaaaacaatgaataagaaagcccccgcccccccggaaGTGGGTGTGAGTCCAGCCAGGCGGGGTGGCCATCAAGttctcacccccgcccccgccctctgccctctgtgccCTTCAGTCAACCTTCTGACCGCCGTGGCCCTGGGCCGCCTGGCCGCCAGGACCAGGAAGCCCTCCTACTACTACCTGCTGGCGCTCACGGCCTCGGACATCGTCACGCAGGTGGTCATCGTCTTCGCGGGCTTCCTCCTGCAGGGGGCGGTGCTGGCCCGCCAGGCGCCCCAGGCCGTGGTGCGCTCCGCCAACATCCTGGAGTTCGCCGCCAACCACGCGTCGGTGTGGCTGGCGGTGCTGCTCACGGTGGACCGCTACAGCGCCCTGTGCCACCCGCTGCACCACCGCGCCGCCTCGTCCCCGGGACGCACGCGCCGGGCCATCGGCGTGGTGCTGGGCGCCGCGCTGCTCACGGGCATCCCCTTCTACTGGTGGCTGGACGTGTGGCGGGACGACGACCCGCCCAGCACGCTGGACGAGGTGCTCAAGTGGGCGCACTGCCTCACCGTCTACTTCGTCCCCTGCACCATCTTCCTGGTCACCAACTCGGCCATCGTGTGGCGGCTGCGGCGCCGGGGCCGCGGGCGGCTGAAGCCGGGCGTGGGCCGGAGCACGGCCATCCTGCTGGGCGTCACCACCCTCTTCACGCTCCTCTGGGCGCCCCGCATCATCGTCATGCTCTACCACCTGTACGTGGCCCCCGTGCACCGGGACTGGAGGGTCCACTTGGCGCTGGACGTGGCCAATATGGTGGCCATG
This region includes:
- the GPR142 gene encoding probable G-protein coupled receptor 142 — its product is MLGGSLGGPRESHKMTPDSGARSVRLEARETAGQPRGALLPTPNSSGLGPAFQGYWPEIPEQRSPCVAGVAPVIYYSILLSLGLPVNLLTAVALGRLAARTRKPSYYYLLALTASDIVTQVVIVFAGFLLQGAVLARQAPQAVVRSANILEFAANHASVWLAVLLTVDRYSALCHPLHHRAASSPGRTRRAIGVVLGAALLTGIPFYWWLDVWRDDDPPSTLDEVLKWAHCLTVYFVPCTIFLVTNSAIVWRLRRRGRGRLKPGVGRSTAILLGVTTLFTLLWAPRIIVMLYHLYVAPVHRDWRVHLALDVANMVAMLNTALNFGLYCLVSKTFRAAVRGVLHDAHLSCTLGTRPDGTGAAPGLKPPGSPQRPGL